The Deltaproteobacteria bacterium genome has a window encoding:
- the xseA gene encoding exodeoxyribonuclease VII large subunit, which produces MLLLNHARRPVVSSHGLPSRTYHPLSRVVGRLEQLLEPALKSPPFWVRAEVSSPKEHNGNLYCDLVETRDGTMVARMRCVIWRSDLVEIRREFEANGLELALEDGAEIGLQCRPTFHTNYGLSLRGLALDPEFALGALERKRREILERLLRENLLFANASRPDPLIPNRVGVVTSVGSAGCTDFVETARRSPYGVRILLADARMQGTDTEATVVRALDALDALDVCLVVIVRGGGSRTDLAYLDNEAIARRIASMSKPVWTGIGHETDRSVLDEVAARACKTPTAVAERIVERLDSVARSLQNATERLHIEFEHRMQPNRTILADAAKRLARGPTTSVCQHRERLGAIARAVAITSSARVDRESLHVEALRRAIAVRAAGVLGMRRQEFRERRKSLVKTTTRIEQRHRERLHHARTRLLAAGVARRFDHHRDRIENATRMMRVQSRRLLGHERTRIANQRARLSVPHARLGAAREQLRSHHKSLLKTSARWIASRRLLHDGYRRRLRGPLQRREVAGHAAALRELTSRLAQAATARLRTESRGIAAMRERFQMERFIRQIEQARAQHRSFERTLRASDPRLALERGYSMTLDERGELIQSIRDLTPGTVLRTEVRDGTIVSVVDRTEGTE; this is translated from the coding sequence ATGTTGCTGTTGAACCACGCGCGCAGGCCGGTGGTATCCTCTCATGGGTTGCCGTCGCGCACATATCATCCGCTGTCCCGCGTCGTCGGCCGACTCGAGCAATTGCTCGAGCCGGCGCTAAAATCGCCGCCTTTCTGGGTGCGGGCGGAGGTGTCGTCGCCGAAGGAGCACAACGGGAACCTGTACTGCGACCTCGTAGAGACCCGCGACGGAACGATGGTCGCCCGAATGCGCTGCGTGATCTGGCGCTCGGATCTCGTCGAGATCCGCAGAGAATTCGAGGCGAACGGGCTCGAACTCGCGTTGGAAGACGGCGCGGAGATCGGGCTCCAATGCAGACCCACGTTTCACACCAACTATGGGCTGTCGCTTCGAGGCCTGGCGCTCGATCCGGAGTTCGCCCTCGGCGCGCTCGAACGCAAGCGACGCGAGATCCTCGAACGCCTGCTCCGCGAGAACCTGCTCTTCGCCAATGCGTCACGTCCCGACCCGCTCATCCCCAACCGCGTCGGCGTAGTCACGAGCGTCGGGTCGGCCGGGTGCACGGACTTCGTCGAGACCGCCCGGCGCAGCCCGTACGGTGTGCGCATCCTGCTCGCCGACGCGCGCATGCAGGGGACGGACACCGAAGCGACCGTTGTGCGAGCGCTCGACGCTCTCGATGCGCTCGACGTGTGTCTTGTCGTCATCGTCCGCGGCGGCGGCAGCCGCACGGATCTCGCATACCTCGACAACGAGGCGATCGCCCGGCGCATCGCGTCGATGTCCAAGCCCGTGTGGACCGGCATCGGCCACGAGACGGACCGCAGCGTACTCGACGAAGTGGCGGCGCGAGCTTGCAAGACTCCAACCGCGGTAGCAGAACGGATCGTCGAGAGACTCGACTCCGTCGCTCGATCGCTACAAAACGCGACCGAGCGGCTACACATCGAGTTCGAGCACCGCATGCAGCCCAACCGTACGATCCTCGCGGACGCGGCGAAGCGGCTCGCGCGCGGCCCGACGACGTCGGTTTGCCAACACCGAGAGCGGCTCGGCGCCATCGCTCGCGCAGTCGCGATCACATCCTCCGCGCGCGTCGACCGGGAAAGTCTCCACGTCGAGGCCCTGCGGCGCGCAATCGCGGTGCGCGCCGCCGGCGTCTTGGGGATGAGGCGGCAGGAGTTTCGAGAACGCCGCAAGAGCTTGGTCAAGACCACGACCCGCATCGAGCAACGACACCGCGAACGATTGCACCACGCGCGCACGCGGCTGCTGGCCGCCGGCGTCGCGCGCCGGTTCGACCACCACCGCGACCGAATCGAGAACGCGACCCGCATGATGCGAGTGCAGAGCCGCCGCTTGCTCGGACACGAGCGCACGCGCATTGCAAACCAGCGCGCGAGATTGTCGGTCCCGCATGCCCGGCTTGGCGCAGCGCGCGAGCAACTTCGCTCACACCACAAGAGCTTGCTCAAGACGTCGGCGCGCTGGATTGCGAGTCGCCGGCTGCTGCACGATGGTTACAGGCGACGCCTTCGAGGACCACTGCAACGCCGCGAGGTCGCCGGACACGCCGCGGCCCTCCGCGAGCTCACCAGTCGCCTCGCGCAGGCCGCGACTGCCCGGTTGCGCACAGAAAGCCGCGGGATCGCGGCGATGCGCGAGCGGTTTCAGATGGAGCGCTTCATCCGCCAAATCGAGCAAGCGCGCGCACAGCACCGCTCGTTCGAACGCACGCTGCGGGCCAGCGATCCGCGGCTTGCGCTCGAGCGCGGATACTCCATGACCCTCGACGAACGAGGCGAGCTGATTCAGTCGATCCGCGACTTGACGCCCGGCACGGTGCTGCGCACCGAGGTCCGTGACGGTACGATCGTGAGCGTCGTCGACCGAACGGAGGGGACAGAATGA
- a CDS encoding DUF433 domain-containing protein codes for MDERELLKRITVNPAIFGGKPIIRGRRLAVEHVLGMLAAGDDPDTILQGYPWLERDDIRACLVYARRVVGHERIEPFVIEPGS; via the coding sequence ATGGACGAGCGCGAGCTGCTCAAGCGGATTACCGTGAACCCGGCAATTTTCGGGGGCAAACCGATCATTCGCGGGCGACGCCTGGCGGTCGAGCACGTGCTCGGTATGCTGGCGGCCGGCGATGACCCCGACACGATCCTGCAGGGCTACCCGTGGCTGGAGCGCGACGACATCCGCGCCTGCCTCGTGTACGCGCGCCGCGTCGTCGGTCATGAGCGCATCGAGCCCTTCGTAATCGAGCCGGGCTCGTGA
- the xseB gene encoding exodeoxyribonuclease VII small subunit, producing MSDDSLTYEQKLEQLEQILKRLDEASTPIDRLAADVKQGARLIKELDQQLRSVEAEVRDAFKQLEDSGLTSE from the coding sequence ATGAGCGACGATTCCTTGACGTACGAGCAGAAGCTGGAGCAACTCGAGCAGATTCTAAAGCGCCTCGACGAGGCGAGCACGCCGATCGACAGGCTCGCGGCGGATGTCAAACAAGGCGCGCGACTGATCAAGGAGCTCGACCAGCAGCTTCGCAGCGTCGAGGCCGAGGTCCGCGACGCGTTCAAGCAGTTGGAGGACAGCGGCCTGACCTCGGAGTAA
- a CDS encoding toxin-antitoxin system, toxin component, PIN family protein, with protein MNVLLDACVWGGARRDLEAVGHDVVWAGEWDEDPGDEAILAHAHRERRVLATLDKDFGALAVAGGQAHSGIVRLVGVRARQQGETLARILTAYAADLTAGAVITVEPGRVRVRLPAGDDD; from the coding sequence GTGAACGTCCTGTTGGACGCCTGCGTCTGGGGCGGTGCGCGGCGGGATCTCGAAGCGGTCGGGCACGACGTCGTATGGGCGGGCGAGTGGGACGAGGATCCCGGCGACGAGGCAATCCTCGCGCATGCGCACCGCGAACGGCGTGTGCTCGCGACGCTCGACAAAGACTTTGGCGCGCTCGCCGTGGCCGGCGGGCAAGCACACAGTGGAATCGTTCGCCTCGTCGGCGTTCGCGCGCGTCAGCAGGGAGAGACGCTCGCGCGGATCCTCACGGCCTACGCCGCCGATCTCACCGCCGGCGCCGTGATCACGGTGGAACCGGGCCGCGTCCGCGTCCGCTTGCCTGCTGGCGACGACGACTGA